The following are encoded in a window of Haloarcula halophila genomic DNA:
- a CDS encoding DUF7114 family protein gives MEEVAAVRRAAVAAVDDIEPGQLRDRITSRLDDAAFAPGVLTLASADAARDRTAEPGDGLTDRAAGVQLIYEGLSLTRTLAHDDPWEHGDRDAGDLDILIADILVSRGFYLLARTEAADDAVQVVRSFGSDQTVLRSTGDEGLDANLETDVLELAAVAGVTAAGVTPTAGLREYAATLADGGFPENAALLGEEVRATVAARVGVDPPATDGTEAAADH, from the coding sequence ATGGAGGAAGTGGCGGCGGTCCGCCGAGCCGCGGTGGCAGCGGTCGACGACATCGAGCCTGGACAGCTCCGAGACCGGATCACTTCGCGCCTCGACGACGCCGCGTTCGCACCTGGCGTGTTGACCCTCGCCAGTGCCGACGCTGCCCGGGATCGGACGGCAGAGCCAGGCGACGGTCTCACCGACCGTGCAGCGGGCGTCCAACTCATCTACGAGGGGCTGTCGCTGACCCGGACGCTCGCCCACGACGATCCCTGGGAACACGGGGACCGTGACGCCGGCGATCTCGATATCCTCATCGCCGATATCCTGGTCTCCCGCGGGTTCTATCTGCTCGCCAGAACCGAAGCCGCCGACGACGCCGTCCAGGTCGTCCGTTCGTTCGGCTCCGACCAGACCGTGTTGCGCTCGACCGGCGACGAGGGGCTCGACGCCAACTTGGAGACCGATGTCCTGGAACTGGCCGCCGTCGCCGGCGTGACCGCGGCCGGAGTGACGCCGACCGCGGGCCTCCGGGAGTACGCTGCAACGCTGGCAGACGGCGGGTTCCCGGAGAACGCGGCCCTGCTGGGCGAGGAGGTGCGGGCGACTGTCGCGGCTCGCGTCGGCGTCGACCCGCCGGCGACCGACGGGACCGAAGCGGCAGCCGACCACTGA
- a CDS encoding type IV pilin produces the protein MKTHSPSRAVSPVIANILLVAIVVVLTATVSVFALGVAGDASQPGPIVGQSSGELLTQDGYEGGTVNITHVAGDTLSASTLEIAVDAQDACGKSGRLVNLPASGGDPVPTSEYVRGDDIFDNSYNSVDGPIGEAGGQWQAGETAIFRIAGTPCQLSSGDTITVRVVHTPTNSVVIRQTLTAAG, from the coding sequence GTGAAGACTCACTCGCCGTCACGCGCTGTCTCACCAGTTATAGCAAATATCCTACTGGTCGCTATCGTAGTGGTACTTACCGCGACGGTTTCGGTGTTCGCGCTTGGAGTTGCCGGCGACGCCAGCCAACCCGGCCCGATAGTTGGTCAATCGAGCGGTGAACTTCTGACGCAAGATGGGTACGAGGGTGGGACGGTCAATATTACCCATGTTGCAGGTGATACGCTGTCGGCTTCTACCCTCGAAATTGCTGTCGACGCACAGGACGCCTGTGGGAAATCCGGTCGGTTGGTGAACCTACCAGCGAGTGGGGGCGATCCGGTACCGACGAGCGAGTACGTCCGAGGTGACGATATTTTCGACAACTCGTATAACTCAGTGGACGGGCCGATCGGCGAAGCGGGTGGGCAATGGCAGGCGGGCGAGACGGCAATATTCCGAATCGCCGGGACGCCATGCCAACTCAGTAGTGGTGATACGATTACCGTTCGGGTGGTCCACACGCCGACGAACTCGGTCGTAATCAGGCAAACACTGACAGCGGCGGGGTGA
- a CDS encoding 30S ribosomal protein S27ae: protein MAHNEYYSDDGELDREQCPRCGDTVLADHEDRKHCGKCGYTEWK, encoded by the coding sequence ATGGCGCACAACGAGTACTACTCCGACGACGGCGAACTCGACCGCGAACAGTGTCCGCGTTGCGGTGACACGGTGCTTGCCGACCACGAGGACCGCAAGCACTGCGGGAAGTGCGGCTACACCGAGTGGAAGTAA
- a CDS encoding bacterio-opsin activator domain-containing protein — translation MASGVNALVCGGDETTVAETAAALEERDGMTVQTATGAVAADEVGSVDCVVSVGSDLPVVATELRARSPSIPIVVFDSGGPETVQHALAGGATDYVQRGTDEQYAVLGHRVERAADAYTSYDADTEFDRYEEVISALDDGVYALDDQGQFVFANEAMANLTGYPTEELLGEHTEIIKDRGTVELAESKLASLLSSSGPEDVETTFELEIRPKDGQPFPCEDHMTVLYGPNGRFRGTAGVIRDITERKRREEMLSELQETSRALMQAPSREAVADIVSSAAETVLGMDLNVVRLYDADTQTLWPAATSGRADDLLGDRPVYGIDEGRPGEVFATGEPATYDDIVEDGTEFRSAMYFPIGVHGVLSVMSTEADAFDDIDHMVVDLLTTNAAAACNRAKREQEVRETRERIAAILERINGLVEDTIGVLVEATTREEVETGVCEQVAATDPYVFSWIARPNVRSDRLETRAWAGDAAVEVDGSSVSMDADEPGIRALASQEPEILTNLDSVDAEWGPRARAAGIESVMAIPLSYTDSNYGVLYVCSDQADAFDERERVVLEALGQAVANAINAIESGKILSADRVVELEFTVDDRDLLLSRLSASTGAALESEGTVINDDGTLRMYLTVEGADTDAVLDALEADESVRSVKRIVEHEGDALFDITLAESLVARLADHGAVTTGVTAADGVARYTIELPYETEAREVFGLVEDSYDRTDLVGYHEHERPVQTRQEFRASLSERFTDRQETALRTAYLGGFFDWPREIDGDELATAMDISRPTYHQHLRAAQQKVFEELFE, via the coding sequence ATGGCAAGCGGAGTCAACGCCCTCGTCTGTGGCGGGGACGAGACCACCGTCGCGGAGACGGCGGCAGCACTCGAAGAGCGGGACGGGATGACCGTTCAGACGGCGACTGGGGCAGTGGCCGCCGACGAAGTCGGCTCGGTCGACTGTGTCGTGAGCGTCGGCAGCGACCTGCCCGTGGTCGCCACGGAGTTGCGCGCCCGGTCCCCGTCGATACCGATCGTGGTCTTCGACAGCGGGGGGCCGGAAACGGTCCAGCACGCGCTCGCCGGTGGGGCGACCGACTACGTCCAGCGGGGGACCGACGAACAGTACGCCGTCCTTGGCCACCGTGTCGAACGGGCCGCCGACGCGTATACGAGCTACGACGCCGATACCGAGTTCGACCGGTACGAGGAGGTCATCAGCGCGCTCGACGACGGGGTCTACGCGCTCGACGACCAGGGACAGTTCGTCTTCGCCAACGAGGCGATGGCGAACCTGACTGGCTATCCGACCGAGGAACTGCTGGGCGAGCACACGGAGATCATCAAGGACCGCGGGACCGTCGAACTCGCGGAGTCGAAACTCGCCTCGCTGCTGTCGAGTTCCGGCCCCGAGGACGTCGAGACGACGTTCGAACTGGAGATCCGACCCAAGGACGGCCAGCCGTTCCCGTGTGAGGACCACATGACGGTCTTGTACGGCCCGAACGGGCGGTTCCGTGGGACCGCCGGGGTCATCCGTGACATCACCGAGCGAAAGCGCCGCGAGGAGATGCTCTCGGAACTCCAGGAGACCTCGCGGGCGCTGATGCAGGCGCCGAGTCGCGAGGCCGTCGCCGACATCGTCTCCAGTGCGGCCGAGACCGTGCTGGGGATGGATCTCAACGTCGTCAGGCTGTACGATGCCGACACACAGACGCTGTGGCCGGCCGCGACGTCGGGCCGGGCCGACGACCTGCTCGGGGACCGTCCGGTCTACGGTATCGACGAGGGCCGGCCCGGCGAGGTGTTCGCCACCGGCGAGCCGGCCACCTACGACGACATCGTCGAGGACGGGACGGAGTTCCGCTCGGCGATGTACTTCCCGATCGGCGTCCACGGGGTCCTCAGCGTGATGTCGACGGAGGCGGACGCCTTCGACGACATCGATCACATGGTCGTGGACCTGCTGACGACCAACGCCGCGGCGGCGTGTAACCGGGCGAAACGCGAACAGGAGGTACGGGAGACCCGCGAGCGTATCGCCGCCATCCTCGAACGGATCAACGGCCTCGTGGAGGACACTATCGGGGTGCTCGTGGAGGCGACGACCCGTGAGGAGGTCGAGACCGGCGTCTGCGAGCAGGTCGCGGCGACCGATCCGTACGTCTTTAGCTGGATCGCCCGGCCGAACGTCCGGAGCGACCGACTGGAAACCCGTGCCTGGGCCGGCGACGCCGCCGTCGAGGTCGACGGTAGCTCGGTGTCGATGGACGCGGACGAACCCGGCATCCGAGCCCTAGCGTCCCAGGAGCCGGAGATCCTCACGAACCTGGACTCCGTCGACGCCGAGTGGGGGCCACGCGCCCGTGCGGCCGGTATCGAGTCCGTGATGGCGATCCCGCTGTCCTACACCGACTCGAACTACGGTGTCCTCTACGTCTGCTCGGACCAGGCCGACGCCTTCGACGAGCGCGAACGGGTCGTCCTGGAGGCGCTGGGACAGGCGGTCGCCAACGCGATCAACGCCATCGAGAGCGGGAAGATCCTCTCGGCGGATCGGGTCGTCGAACTGGAGTTCACCGTCGACGACCGGGACCTGTTGTTGAGTCGGCTCTCGGCCTCGACCGGTGCCGCCCTCGAATCCGAGGGGACCGTCATCAACGACGACGGGACGCTCCGGATGTATCTCACCGTCGAGGGGGCCGACACCGACGCGGTCCTCGACGCCTTAGAGGCCGACGAGTCTGTCCGGAGCGTCAAACGGATCGTCGAACACGAGGGCGACGCCTTGTTCGACATCACGCTCGCGGAGTCGCTCGTCGCACGGCTGGCCGACCACGGCGCGGTGACGACCGGCGTGACCGCCGCCGACGGCGTCGCCCGCTACACGATCGAACTCCCCTACGAGACCGAGGCCCGCGAGGTGTTCGGACTCGTCGAGGACAGCTACGACAGGACCGATCTGGTCGGCTACCACGAACACGAACGTCCGGTCCAGACCCGCCAGGAGTTCCGTGCGTCGCTGTCCGAGCGGTTCACCGACCGCCAGGAGACCGCCCTCAGGACGGCCTACCTCGGGGGCTTTTTCGACTGGCCGCGCGAGATCGACGGCGACGAACTCGCGACTGCGATGGACATCTCCCGGCCGACCTACCACCAGCACCTGCGGGCTGCACAGCAGAAGGTGTTCGAGGAGCTGTTCGAGTAG
- a CDS encoding AAA family ATPase yields MDAPLWTETYAPDLDEIPQPQAREHLQGAIEEPMNLFVHGPKGAGKTAAVRAFAREVHDNPDADFTELNVADVFDLTKKEVANDPRFSSFIDSKRRRESSKADLINHVLKESASYSPVSGSYKTILLDNAEAMREDFQQALRRVMEQYYEATQFVIATRQPSALIPPIRSRCFPVVMRAPTHEETVSVLEGVATAAGADYDDDGLEYVAGYADGDLRTAILAAQTTYEAEGAVTMDTAYETLNDLEADDQVESMVVAAEEGRFTDARSTLDDLLVDEGYGAEDVLDDLLAVARSRHSGDRLAEIHRLAGETDMALTEAANERIHLSQLLAELGDLQPSEPGQ; encoded by the coding sequence ATGGACGCTCCGCTGTGGACCGAAACCTACGCGCCGGACCTCGACGAGATTCCCCAGCCGCAGGCCCGCGAGCATCTCCAGGGGGCGATCGAGGAGCCGATGAACCTCTTCGTCCACGGTCCCAAGGGAGCCGGCAAGACCGCCGCGGTCCGGGCGTTCGCCCGCGAGGTCCACGACAACCCGGACGCCGACTTCACCGAACTCAACGTCGCCGACGTCTTCGATCTGACCAAGAAGGAGGTCGCCAACGACCCCCGCTTTTCCTCGTTCATCGACAGCAAGCGCCGGCGGGAGTCCTCGAAGGCCGACCTCATCAACCACGTCCTCAAGGAGTCGGCCAGCTACTCGCCCGTCTCGGGCAGCTACAAGACGATCCTGCTGGACAACGCAGAGGCGATGCGCGAGGACTTCCAGCAGGCGCTGCGCCGCGTGATGGAACAGTACTACGAGGCAACGCAGTTCGTCATCGCCACCCGGCAGCCGTCGGCGCTGATCCCGCCGATCCGGTCGCGGTGTTTCCCGGTCGTGATGCGGGCGCCGACCCACGAGGAGACGGTGTCGGTCCTGGAGGGCGTGGCGACGGCGGCCGGGGCCGACTACGACGACGACGGCCTGGAGTACGTCGCCGGCTACGCCGACGGCGACCTTCGGACGGCCATCCTCGCGGCCCAGACCACCTACGAGGCCGAGGGCGCGGTGACGATGGACACCGCCTACGAGACGCTCAACGATCTGGAGGCCGACGACCAGGTCGAGTCGATGGTCGTCGCCGCCGAGGAGGGGCGGTTCACCGACGCGCGCTCGACGCTCGACGACCTGTTGGTCGACGAGGGCTACGGAGCCGAGGACGTCCTCGACGACCTGTTGGCGGTCGCTCGCTCCCGACACTCGGGCGACCGACTGGCCGAGATCCACCGGCTGGCCGGCGAGACGGATATGGCGCTGACCGAGGCGGCGAACGAGCGAATCCACCTCTCGCAGTTGCTGGCGGAGTTGGGTGACCTCCAGCCGTCGGAACCGGGACAGTGA
- the rdgB gene encoding RdgB/HAM1 family non-canonical purine NTP pyrophosphatase, whose translation MLNFVTTNPGKVREATAYLDDAVEQFDFDYPEIQADDLAAVAAHGARSAYRAADGPVVVDDAGLFVDAFDGFPGPYSSYVEDTVGVERVWRMTEPESDRSAAFKTVLAYCDGDPLSTDRVHEGGDDEPPVALFEGRVDGTIVAPRGDGGFGFDPIFEHDGATFAEMSTDEKNAVSHRGRALESFAGWYADR comes from the coding sequence ATGCTCAATTTCGTGACGACCAACCCCGGGAAGGTCCGGGAGGCGACCGCCTATCTCGACGACGCCGTCGAACAGTTCGACTTCGACTACCCGGAGATCCAGGCCGACGACCTGGCGGCGGTGGCCGCCCACGGCGCTCGGTCGGCCTACCGGGCGGCGGACGGCCCCGTCGTCGTCGACGACGCCGGCCTCTTCGTCGACGCCTTCGACGGCTTCCCCGGCCCGTACTCCTCGTACGTTGAGGACACCGTCGGCGTCGAGCGGGTCTGGCGCATGACCGAACCCGAGTCCGACCGCTCGGCGGCGTTCAAGACCGTCCTCGCCTACTGTGACGGCGATCCGCTCTCGACCGACCGGGTCCACGAAGGGGGCGACGACGAGCCACCCGTGGCGCTGTTCGAGGGGCGGGTCGACGGGACCATCGTCGCGCCCCGCGGCGACGGCGGCTTCGGCTTCGACCCGATCTTCGAGCACGACGGGGCCACCTTCGCGGAGATGAGCACCGACGAGAAAAACGCCGTCTCCCACCGTGGCCGCGCCCTCGAATCGTTCGCCGGATGGTACGCCGACCGATGA
- a CDS encoding DUF429 domain-containing protein has translation MADEAVETDVGIAWCGESWLAVAFSADGFDHVAVCDGIGDCWARYEETARRVLVDLPIGLVESGDPERRCDELARQVLGPQAETVYTPPVREATRKRRYSAAGRVHERKSGAALSEAAFEAREGIAMLDELLQEVPEAAAVIRSSHPELCFRALAGEPLEQPRGTAAGYAERMRVLAHYDRDAAPTVQRAADETAGHAVTVADVLDAVVLAYTAAPGEGALRTLPLEPPTDAKGLPMELVYRGQASLSGE, from the coding sequence ATGGCCGACGAAGCGGTCGAGACAGACGTCGGGATCGCCTGGTGTGGGGAGTCGTGGCTGGCGGTGGCGTTCTCGGCGGACGGGTTCGACCACGTCGCGGTGTGTGACGGGATCGGTGACTGTTGGGCCCGCTACGAGGAGACGGCACGGCGGGTCCTGGTGGACCTGCCGATCGGACTCGTCGAGTCGGGCGACCCGGAGCGGCGGTGTGACGAACTCGCTCGCCAGGTGCTGGGGCCACAGGCCGAGACGGTCTACACGCCGCCGGTCCGGGAGGCGACCCGCAAGCGGCGCTACTCGGCAGCGGGTCGCGTCCACGAGCGAAAGAGCGGGGCGGCGCTGTCCGAAGCGGCCTTCGAGGCCCGCGAGGGGATCGCGATGCTCGACGAACTGCTCCAGGAGGTCCCCGAGGCCGCCGCGGTGATCCGGTCGTCCCATCCGGAACTGTGTTTCCGGGCGCTAGCCGGCGAACCACTCGAACAACCCCGCGGGACGGCAGCGGGCTACGCCGAACGGATGCGCGTGTTGGCCCACTACGACCGGGACGCGGCCCCGACCGTCCAGCGGGCGGCCGACGAGACTGCGGGCCACGCGGTCACCGTCGCCGACGTGCTCGACGCCGTGGTGCTCGCGTACACGGCCGCGCCGGGCGAAGGGGCGCTGCGGACGCTCCCGCTGGAGCCGCCGACGGACGCGAAGGGACTGCCGATGGAACTGGTCTACCGGGGACAGGCGTCGCTGTCGGGTGAGTGA
- a CDS encoding DUF5808 domain-containing protein, which produces MDDKPQSGTLFGVPYNFERPSLKRLVSSYWKPGDGMLVEKPFGIGYTLNLANWRAWVVLLVAGVMLYLERGGEEAPFDEDDEDEPVEVVVD; this is translated from the coding sequence ATGGACGACAAGCCACAGTCCGGGACCCTCTTCGGCGTGCCGTACAACTTCGAGCGACCGAGCCTCAAGCGCCTCGTGTCCTCGTACTGGAAGCCCGGCGACGGGATGCTCGTCGAGAAACCGTTCGGCATCGGCTACACGCTGAACCTGGCGAACTGGCGCGCGTGGGTCGTGCTGCTGGTCGCCGGCGTGATGCTGTACCTCGAACGCGGCGGGGAGGAAGCGCCGTTCGACGAGGACGACGAGGACGAACCCGTCGAAGTCGTCGTCGACTGA
- a CDS encoding bifunctional N(6)-L-threonylcarbamoyladenine synthase/serine/threonine protein kinase, whose product MRVLGIEGTAWAASASVFETDDPTVAASDDDHVFIETDAYQPDSGGIHPREAAEHMGEAIPEVVQTALHHARERAETAGEDGPPVDAVAFSRGPGLGPCLRIVATAARAVAQRLDVPLVGVNHMVAHLEVGRYRSGFESPVCLNASGANAHVLGYRGGRYRVLGETMDTGVGNAIDKFTRHVGWQHPGGPKVERRARDGEYHPLPYVVKGMDFSFSGIMSAAKQAVDDGRPVENVCRGLEETIFAMLTEVSERALSLTGADELVLGGGVGQNERLQGMLREMCEQRGADFHAPEDRFLRDNAGMIAMLGARMAAVGDTTAVADSRIDSNFRPDEVPVTWRADEAVGTDADRRVDGAADDATAVTGAEATVSIEPDRVVKERVPRSYRHPTLDDRLRTERTRQEVRLTSDARRHGVPTPLVRDVDLRESRIVFQRVGDDDLRGVLTEPHVRDVGRSLARIHDAGFVHGDPTTRNVRVAPDAESRRTYLIDFGLGYYTDEPEDYAMDLHVFAQSLAGTADDPDTLFDAALSAYRTEASDPGPVRSSLSDIEGRGRYQ is encoded by the coding sequence ATGCGCGTTCTCGGTATCGAAGGGACCGCCTGGGCAGCCAGTGCTTCGGTCTTCGAGACGGACGACCCCACCGTCGCGGCCAGCGACGACGACCACGTCTTCATCGAGACCGACGCTTACCAGCCCGACAGCGGCGGCATCCACCCACGCGAGGCCGCCGAACACATGGGCGAGGCGATCCCAGAGGTGGTTCAGACAGCACTCCACCACGCTCGCGAGCGAGCCGAGACTGCCGGCGAGGACGGGCCGCCGGTCGACGCAGTCGCCTTTTCTCGCGGTCCCGGCCTCGGTCCCTGTCTCCGCATCGTCGCGACGGCCGCCCGCGCCGTCGCACAGCGACTCGACGTTCCGCTCGTCGGTGTCAACCACATGGTCGCCCACCTGGAGGTCGGCCGCTACCGCTCGGGGTTCGAGTCCCCGGTCTGTCTGAACGCCTCCGGCGCGAACGCCCACGTCTTGGGCTACCGGGGTGGCCGCTACCGCGTGTTGGGCGAGACGATGGACACTGGCGTCGGCAACGCGATCGACAAGTTCACCCGCCACGTCGGCTGGCAACACCCCGGCGGCCCGAAGGTCGAGCGCCGCGCCCGTGACGGCGAGTACCACCCGCTACCGTACGTCGTCAAGGGGATGGACTTCTCCTTCTCGGGGATCATGTCCGCCGCGAAGCAGGCCGTCGACGACGGTCGCCCGGTCGAAAACGTCTGCCGGGGACTGGAGGAGACCATCTTCGCGATGCTGACCGAGGTCTCCGAGCGTGCGCTGTCACTGACCGGTGCCGACGAACTCGTCTTGGGCGGGGGCGTCGGCCAGAACGAGCGCCTCCAGGGGATGCTCCGGGAGATGTGCGAGCAGCGGGGTGCCGACTTCCACGCCCCCGAGGACCGGTTCCTGCGGGACAACGCCGGCATGATCGCGATGCTGGGCGCGCGGATGGCCGCCGTCGGGGATACCACCGCGGTCGCGGACTCACGCATCGACTCGAACTTCCGGCCCGACGAGGTGCCGGTCACCTGGCGGGCCGACGAGGCCGTCGGGACCGACGCCGATCGGCGGGTCGACGGCGCGGCCGACGACGCGACGGCCGTCACCGGCGCGGAGGCGACCGTCTCGATCGAACCCGACCGCGTCGTCAAAGAGCGGGTTCCCCGGAGCTATCGCCACCCGACGCTGGACGACCGACTCCGGACCGAACGGACCCGCCAGGAGGTCCGCCTGACCAGCGACGCGCGCCGCCACGGCGTCCCGACGCCGCTGGTGCGTGACGTCGACCTCCGGGAGTCCCGGATCGTCTTCCAGCGGGTCGGCGACGACGACCTGCGTGGCGTGCTGACCGAACCGCACGTCCGAGACGTCGGCCGGTCGCTGGCCCGCATCCACGACGCTGGCTTCGTCCACGGCGACCCGACGACGCGGAACGTCCGTGTCGCCCCCGACGCCGAGAGCCGCCGGACGTACCTCATCGACTTCGGCCTGGGCTACTACACCGACGAACCAGAGGACTACGCGATGGATCTCCACGTCTTCGCCCAGTCGCTCGCCGGTACCGCCGACGACCCGGACACGCTGTTCGACGCGGCGCTGTCGGCCTACCGAACCGAGGCGAGCGATCCCGGTCCGGTGCGCTCGTCGCTCTCGGACATCGAGGGACGCGGCCGGTATCAGTGA
- a CDS encoding NAD+ synthase: MAEAEAIVRAEEPLDLTFSEAELEAYREHCTTFVRDQLDAAGVDRAVIGLSGGIDSTLTSHLAVEALGADSVHGLVMPSEVNRAENMSDAERVAEELLGIDYDVVEINPLVDAFLEAFPAADGDQLAVGNLRVRCRAVLNYLVANHEDALVLGTGNRSEALVGYYTKYGDGAVDCHPIAPLYKQQVRQLARHVGVPEDLAEKTASAEMWSGQTDAGEMGMDYDTLDSILALHVDGGVPAAATADHIGVPESAVEQVRGMYERSAHKRAMPPGPEPLY; encoded by the coding sequence ATGGCCGAAGCCGAAGCGATCGTTCGCGCCGAGGAGCCCCTGGATCTGACGTTCTCCGAGGCGGAACTGGAGGCGTACCGCGAGCACTGTACCACCTTCGTCCGTGACCAACTCGACGCCGCCGGCGTCGATCGGGCCGTCATCGGCCTCTCGGGCGGGATCGACAGCACGCTGACCTCGCATCTCGCCGTGGAGGCGCTGGGTGCGGATTCCGTCCACGGGCTCGTGATGCCAAGCGAGGTCAACCGCGCGGAGAACATGAGCGACGCGGAACGAGTGGCCGAGGAGCTGCTGGGCATCGACTACGACGTCGTCGAGATCAACCCGCTGGTCGACGCGTTCCTGGAGGCGTTCCCGGCCGCCGACGGCGACCAGCTCGCAGTCGGGAACCTCCGGGTCCGCTGTCGGGCCGTCCTGAACTACCTCGTCGCCAACCACGAGGACGCGCTGGTGTTGGGCACCGGAAACCGCAGCGAGGCGCTGGTGGGCTACTACACGAAGTACGGCGACGGCGCCGTCGACTGCCACCCCATCGCGCCGCTGTACAAGCAACAGGTCCGCCAACTGGCGAGACACGTCGGCGTCCCCGAGGACCTCGCCGAGAAGACCGCGAGCGCCGAGATGTGGTCGGGCCAGACCGACGCCGGCGAGATGGGGATGGACTACGACACGCTGGACTCGATCCTCGCGTTACACGTCGACGGCGGCGTCCCGGCGGCCGCGACCGCCGACCACATCGGCGTTCCCGAGTCGGCCGTCGAGCAGGTCCGCGGGATGTACGAACGCAGCGCCCACAAGCGGGCGATGCCGCCGGGTCCGGAGCCACTGTACTGA
- a CDS encoding cold-shock protein — MAKGTVDFFNDTGGYGFIDTEDEDEDVFFHMEDVGGPDLEEGQEVEFDIEQADKGPRATNVTRL; from the coding sequence ATGGCGAAAGGAACGGTTGATTTCTTCAACGACACTGGCGGTTACGGTTTCATCGATACTGAGGACGAGGACGAGGACGTTTTCTTCCACATGGAAGACGTTGGCGGCCCGGACCTCGAAGAGGGACAGGAAGTCGAATTCGACATCGAACAAGCTGACAAGGGTCCGCGAGCGACCAACGTCACCCGACTGTAA
- a CDS encoding 30S ribosomal protein S24e, translating to MDIDIINEDENPMLHRTDVRFEVVHDEATPSRLSVRDSLAAMLNKDAAEVVIHELDTKFGMRKTVGYAKVYESPEHARDVEQDYMLERNKIVADGEEGEEA from the coding sequence ATGGACATCGATATCATCAACGAAGACGAGAATCCGATGTTGCACAGGACGGACGTCCGGTTCGAGGTCGTCCACGACGAGGCCACGCCGTCCCGACTCTCCGTGCGTGACTCCCTCGCCGCGATGCTGAACAAAGACGCGGCCGAGGTCGTCATCCACGAACTCGACACCAAGTTCGGGATGCGCAAGACCGTCGGCTACGCCAAAGTCTACGAGAGTCCCGAACACGCCCGCGACGTCGAGCAGGACTACATGCTCGAACGCAACAAGATCGTCGCCGACGGCGAAGAGGGTGAGGAAGCATAA
- a CDS encoding enoyl-CoA hydratase/isomerase family protein has protein sequence MVRTTVDGDVCTVTLDRPEKRNALTWEALDDLETAVAGTSAPVVVLRGAGEAFCAGADLAIVDELDADTAAEFAALGQRVARTIETYDGAVVAAVDGAARGGGVELALACDLRVATPAATFAETGVRLGLFGAWGGTVRLPRIVGESAALDLALTGRTVDATEALRLGLVSRVTDEPRQVATELAAVDHAALRTLNELLRGGGDREQREARERTAFAELIAARE, from the coding sequence ATGGTGCGGACGACGGTCGACGGCGATGTCTGTACCGTCACGCTCGACCGGCCCGAAAAACGCAACGCGCTCACCTGGGAAGCCCTGGACGATCTCGAAACCGCGGTCGCCGGCACATCGGCGCCGGTCGTCGTCCTCCGGGGGGCCGGTGAGGCGTTCTGTGCCGGTGCCGACCTGGCCATCGTCGACGAGCTCGACGCCGACACTGCCGCCGAGTTCGCCGCGTTGGGCCAGCGGGTCGCTCGGACGATCGAGACCTACGACGGGGCGGTGGTGGCTGCCGTCGACGGGGCCGCCAGGGGTGGCGGCGTCGAACTGGCACTGGCCTGTGATCTCCGGGTGGCGACGCCGGCGGCGACGTTCGCCGAGACCGGCGTCAGACTGGGCCTGTTCGGTGCCTGGGGCGGGACGGTACGGCTCCCGCGGATCGTCGGCGAGAGCGCGGCGCTGGACCTGGCGTTGACCGGGCGGACCGTCGACGCTACGGAGGCGCTCCGACTCGGACTGGTCTCGCGAGTCACCGACGAGCCACGGCAGGTCGCGACGGAGTTGGCTGCGGTCGACCACGCGGCACTCAGAACGCTGAACGAACTCCTCCGTGGGGGCGGCGACCGAGAACAGCGAGAAGCGCGCGAGCGGACGGCGTTCGCGGAGCTGATCGCGGCCCGCGAGTAA